The Saprospiraceae bacterium genome contains the following window.
TACTCAGAAGGACAAAGACAATCGCCTGGTAGCATTATATACGAATGATTTAAAATTACACTATCGAAGTGTTCAAAATGCAAAAGAACACGGTTATGATGTATTGCTATTAAACAATGTACTGGATAATCACTTCATTCAGCATTTGGAAATGAAAGCTGAAATGACTTTTAAGCGAGTCGATTCAGATACCCTAAACCATTTGATAGATAAAGGAGAACAAACAGAATTGGTGTTATCGGAGAGTGAACAAAAAACCATTGAAGAATTATTTAAATCTTTATCGACCAATAAAGCCAGTAAAACTGAAGTCAAATCCCTTTCCCCGAATGATCCTCCCGTACTCATAGTAAAGCCAGAATTCATGCGACGCATGACAGAAATGCAATACATGATGTCAGCCATGAAAGGAGATTCAGAAGACAATCCCTTTTTAAATCACTTTGAAAGTGTAATCAATGGAAATCATCCGCTGGTCTCCCAAAAGATTCTTTCAGAAACGGACCCGGAAAAACAAAAGGAACTTGCCGATTACCTGTTTAAATTAGCTCTCCTCGATCAACATATGTTGCAAGGAGAAGGTCTGCATGATTTCGTTAAGAAAAGTTTGGATCGGGTCTAGCTAAATTCCATATAAAATTCACAGCTAAATAAATTTCAATATTTATTTGAAATCAGCAAGTTTGATTATTTTTAATCTAAAATAAAAAGCGATGTTGGTTCAAAGACTGCTAAATATATTATTACTTATTAGCTTTTCTTTTTGTTATTTGGAATGGCCGGGTGATCATTCTACCTTTTTCTATCAACTTGAGTTGACGATATTGACTAAAGAAGGAGACCTATTAAATACGCTGACCCATCCACTGATTCTAACTGGCATTCTCAGCCAGCTAATTTTGTTGATTTGTATAGTCTATCCAAGGCCTTTAAATAAACTCAACGGCATTGGAATTCTTGCCTTGTCTTTGCTGGTGCTCTTTATATTATTGGTGGGACTCTTAGGTATGAATTTTAAAATAATTGCTTCCACAATGCCCTTTTTACTACTAGCGGGATATTATTTTATCAAATACAAACCTTTTAGTAAATCTATTTAGATTTTATGAAGAATATTCGTATCAATTACAAATAATGAAAGAATTTCGCCACGAATGCACGAATTAAAGACGAATGAAGAAATTATCTTTTGTGTATTCATTCGTGCATTCTTGGCAATTCTTCTATTCGTGTTCCCTTCGTGTATTCATTCGTGCATTCGTGGCAATTCTTTTATTCGTATTCCATTCTTGCATTCATTCGTGCATTCGTGGCAATTCTCTTCTTCTATTCACCGCAACAATTTGTATCAAATTAAAGTAGGAGGTAAAGATAAACTATAAGTCTAAGCTTTACCGTCCTCTCACACCACCGTATGTACTTACGTGTACGGCGGTTTCCTTAAAGTATCTTACGGTGAAGCTTTTCATGGTGTAATGCAAGACTGTAATAGCCATGAACTGCGAACCAATCGTTGTTCATTCCAATGTTAAGGGCAGGACTGTTGCTTAAACGCCACCATCCTTTACCACTGAGAGCTGTTCTCCAGCATAATGTTTCCTCAACTCCCAGTTTCCTTAGCCATCGTACGATTCCTATGCAGCGTTTGCATTGCCTCAATCGAAAGCATTTCAAGCGCCTTCGCAACCAACCATCGATTACTTTGAGCTTCTTTTGCATACTTGCGTATTTGAAGTAGTTAAGCCACCCTTGTAATACTGGTCTAAGTTCGTGTAAAACGCGATCGAATGACACTCCACGGTTACGTCGTGTTATTTTCTTCACTTTTGATTTTAGCTTTGCTTCGCTTTCTCTGCTTAATCCAACTCTGCCTTGATTTAAAATACTATGTCCCAGAAAGTTTGTTTCATAATATTTTCTAATTGCACTCTTACTGCGATTTACCTTCAGTTTCATTCTTCCCTCTATGAACTTTGTAATGCTTCTCATTACTCGTTCTGCACTAGTTTTGCTGCCTACAAATATTTGCATATCGTCGGCATATCTTACATAGCTTATCTCTCGTCGATTTAGTTCTTGATCTAATTCATCGAGTACTATGTTCGATAACAACGGACTTAGTGGACTCCCTTGTGGTGTACCTTTTGTCCGTTGTTGCATTAGTCCATCCTGTAGTATCCCTGATTTTAGAAATTCTTTGATTATCCACAACACTCGTTTATCACTAATTCGTGTGCTTAGTAACCACATTAATCGGTGATGATTTACTTCATCGAAAAAATTTTCCAAATCTATGTCAACTACATGACGCTTTCCTTCTGTTACATACTTCGCTGCTTTACTTAATGCCTGATGTGCATTTCGTTTTGGCCGGAATCCGTAACTGTTCTCACTGAAACTTGGGTCATACCACTTTTGCAATTGTTGCGCAATGGCCTGTTGTACTAATCGGTCTCGTACCGTTGGAATTCCCAACTGACGATAGCCTGTCCCTTTGGGTTTGCGAATTTGTACACCTCGCACTGCTTCCGCTTTGTATTTACAGTCAAGTAGCTCATCTTGTATTGTTTGCAAATTTTCTTACAAACATTTTCTTAGTTCTCCTACTTGCATTCCATCTACTCCGCCTTTGCCTGCATTGCGTACTACTCGCTTGCACGCTTCTTCTAAATTTAATGGATCTACTATTGCTTCCATTAAATCTTTCGTCTGATGTCGTTGTTCTTCACACGCAGATAGCCATTGAGGACTTACCTTTCCGCTGCTTTCATACCATACGGGTATGGCCACAGCGAAAAGGCTGTCGCTTATATCACATTCTTTCTGTCTCGCAGACTTCATCTGGATATTCGACATTTTCCTGTCCATTTAATCTTTCGATTTTAGCTTTTACTACCTAAAAAAAAAAAACTTCATCAACTTTAAGGATTCAGTCCTTCCCTCCATTTCCATTACAGAAACTTCTTTGGTACTATGACCTCTGCTGACTTCTGTTTAGATGCTTTGCTATTCC
Protein-coding sequences here:
- the ltrA gene encoding group II intron reverse transcriptase/maturase, encoding MQTIQDELLDCKYKAEAVRGVQIRKPKGTGYRQLGIPTVRDRLVQQAIAQQLQKWYDPSFSENSYGFRPKRNAHQALSKAAKYVTEGKRHVVDIDLENFFDEVNHHRLMWLLSTRISDKRVLWIIKEFLKSGILQDGLMQQRTKGTPQGSPLSPLLSNIVLDELDQELNRREISYVRYADDMQIFVGSKTSAERVMRSITKFIEGRMKLKVNRSKSAIRKYYETNFLGHSILNQGRVGLSRESEAKLKSKVKKITRRNRGVSFDRVLHELRPVLQGWLNYFKYASMQKKLKVIDGWLRRRLKCFRLRQCKRCIGIVRWLRKLGVEETLCWRTALSGKGWWRLSNSPALNIGMNNDWFAVHGYYSLALHHEKLHRKIL